From the genome of Panulirus ornatus isolate Po-2019 chromosome 19, ASM3632096v1, whole genome shotgun sequence, one region includes:
- the Mcm5 gene encoding DNA replication licensing factor Mcm5 produces the protein MEGFDDPGIFFSDNFSSEDQEDLNQINLQSVKKKFREFLREFHEGNFNYKYRDSLKRQYNLRQYYLEVTLEDVASFDETLADKLKKAPSEHIPLFEDAAKEVADEVTAPRPQGEENVEDIQIMLSAASHPIDVRNLQSDEVSRLVKVAGIVVAASGVKAKAQTLTVQCRTCQTTITNIPVKPGLEGYQLPRKCNTEQAGRPKCPLDPFFIVPDKCACVDYQVLKLQEVPENLPQGEMPRHLQLYVDRSLCERVVPGNRVTVFGIYSIKKVAKSTRGSRDKVAVGIRSPYLRVVGIQADQEGRGYTSGITITSGEEEEFRRLAQSNNVYERIARSIAPSIFGSEDIKKSVACLLFGGSRKRLPDGLTRRGDINVLLLGDPGTAKSQLLKFVERVAPIAVYTSGKGSSAAGLTASVTRDPVSRNFVMEGGAMVLADGGVVCIDEFDKMREDDRVAIHEAMEQQTISIAKAGITTTLNSRCSVMAAANSVFGRWDDTKGEENIDFMPTILSRFDMIYIVKDEHDERRDTTMAKHVMNVHLNALKTAEETPEGELSLKFLKKYIGYCRSRCGPRLSESAGEKLKNRYILMRGGTREAENQSEKKLAIPITVRQLEAIVRVAESMAKMRLEPFATERDVDEALRLFQVSTLDAAMSGSLTGAEGFTTEEDQEILSRIEKQLKRRFAIGSQVSEHAVVQDFLKQKYPERAVYKVLHYMIRRGELQHRLQRKMLYRIK, from the exons AGACTCGCTAAAACGTCAGTACAACTTGCGTCAGTATTACCTGGAAGTCACTCTGGAAGATGTGGCCAGCTTTGATGAAACCCTTGCTGATAAACTCAAGAAAGCCCCTTCTGAGCATATTCCTCTA TTTGAGGACGCTGCAAAAGAGGTTGCTGATGAggtgacagcacctcgaccacaAGGAGAGGAAAATGTAGAAGACATTCAGATAATGTTGAGCGCTGCCTCTCATCCTATTGATGTCCGCAATCTTCAG TCTGACGAAGTGAGTCGTTTAGTGAAAGTTGCAGGAATAGTAGTTGCTGCATCTGGGGTGAAGGCTAAGGCACAGACACTAACTGTGCAGTGTCGTACTTGTCAAACTACCATCACTAACATTCCTGTTAAACCAGGCCTGGAAGGCTATCAGTTACCCAGAAAGTGCAATAC TGAACAGGCCGGGAGACCAAAGTGCCCCCTTGATCCCTTCTTCATTGTACCTGacaaatgtgcatgtgtggactatCAAGTACTAAAACTACAAGAAGTACCAGAAAATCTGCCACAGGGAGAAATGCCTCGACACCTTCAGCTCTATGTTGACAG ATCACTATGTGAGCGCGTTGTGCCTGGTAACCGTGTGACTGTCTTTGGCATTTATTCAATCAAGAAAGTTGCCAAGTCAACT AGAGGGTCACGCGATAAGGTTGCAGTTGGTATTCGATCCCCATATTTGAGGGTTGTAGGTATTCAAGCAGACCAGGAAGGTCGGGGATACACATCAGGTATTACCATAACttcaggagaagaagaggaattcCGTCGCCTTGCACAGTCTAACAATGTTTATGAAAGGATTGCTCGAAGCATTGCTCCCAGCATTTTTGGCTCTGAAGATATCAAGAAATCTGTAGCATGCTTGCTATTTGGTGGTTCACGCAAACGCCTTCCAGATGGATTAACACGAAGAGGGGATATCAATGTTTTGCTTCTAGGTGACCCAGGCACAGCCAAATCTCAGTTGTTGAAGTTTGTTGAAAGGGTTGCCCCCATTGCTGTTTACACATCTGGCAAAGGATCATCGGCTGCTGGATTAACTGCTTCTGTTACAAGGGATCCTGTCTCT CGCAACtttgtgatggagggtggtgctaTGGTGCttgctgatggtggtgtagtTTGCATTGATGAGTTTGACAAGATGCGTGAGGATGATCGTGTGGCAATTCATGAGGCTATGGAACAACAGACAATTTCTATTGCAAAAGCTGGAATTACTACAACTTTAAACTCTCGCTGTTCTGTAATGGCTGCTGCTAATTCTGTGTTTGGGCGATGGGATGACACAAAGGGAGAGGAGAACATTGATTTTATGCCCACAATCCTTTCACGATTTGATATGATCTACATTGTTAaagatgaacatgatgaacgcaGGGATACG ACTATGGCCAAGCATGTCATGAATGTTCACTTGAATGCCTTGAAGACAGCAGAAGAAACTCCAGAGGGTGAACTTTCTCTTAAGTTTTTGAAGAAGTACATTGGTTACTGTCGAAG TCGCTGTGGACCTAGACTTTCGGAGAGTGCCGGAGAGAAGTTGAAGAATCGCTATATTCTTATGAGAGGAGGAACCCGTGAAGCTGAAAACCAATCTGAGAAGAAGCTTGCAATTCCCATCACTGTCAG gcAGCTTGAAGCTATTGTGCGTGTAGCTGAGTCAATGGCCAAAATGCGCTTGGAGCCATTTGCTACTGAAAGAGATGTTGATGAAGCTCTCAGGCTCTTCCAGGTCTCTACCCTTGATGCTGCTATGTCAGGATCTCTAACTG GTGCTGAAGGCTTCACAACAGAGGAGGACCAAGAGATACTGTCACGTATTGAGAAACAGCTAAAGAGAAGATTTGCTATAGGGTCCCAAGTGTCAGAACATGCTGTTGTCCAGGATTTTCTGAAACAG AAATATCCTGAGCGTGCTGTGTACAAGGTGCTACACTACATGATCCGACGAGGGGAACTTCAGCATCGTCTTCAGCGCAAAATGTTGTACCGAATCAAATAG